In Sphingomonas sp. PAMC26645, one DNA window encodes the following:
- a CDS encoding oligogalacturonate lyase family protein, translated as MRNIAFGLSMALAIAAPSMAAKPASWIDAKTGHKVLRLSDAPGNYALYFNYNAYTPQGDLMIFQTADGISVADTKTWAVKSLLHRPGAHLLFAGHKTRTAYFSEQAKGGNDAPITIYAADIDTAKVRRIAVVPKGSRIDTLNADETLLAGQVASRDMPLQPNAAGVDIKTGQTAYAANWPDGRPMVYADAKEFRLNQRLDAKIPMEIFTVDVTTGQRRSVVKATDWLNHLQFSPTDPTLLMYCHEGPWHRVDRIWTIRTDGSQMTKVHTRAMNMEIAGHEFWSPDGKTIWYDLQTPRGEDFWLAGYDVATAKRRWYHLDRNEWSVHYNVSADQTLFSGDGGDSEMVAHAPDGKWMYLFRPKPVPDVAGIRADNADSLIEAGTFAAEKLVDMGKQDYKLEPNARFSPDGKWLIFRANIEGKAAIYAVETAKARP; from the coding sequence ATGCGAAACATTGCATTCGGGCTGAGCATGGCGCTCGCCATCGCCGCGCCTTCGATGGCGGCAAAACCGGCCTCATGGATCGATGCGAAGACCGGCCACAAGGTCCTGCGACTGTCCGACGCGCCCGGCAATTACGCGCTCTATTTCAACTACAACGCCTACACGCCGCAGGGTGACCTGATGATATTCCAGACTGCCGACGGTATCTCGGTGGCGGATACGAAGACATGGGCGGTCAAGTCGTTGCTGCACCGGCCGGGCGCTCACCTGCTGTTCGCCGGGCACAAGACGCGTACCGCGTATTTCTCCGAACAGGCCAAGGGTGGGAACGACGCGCCGATCACGATCTATGCCGCCGACATCGATACCGCCAAGGTCCGCAGGATCGCGGTGGTACCGAAGGGCAGCCGCATCGATACGCTCAACGCCGACGAGACATTGCTCGCCGGGCAGGTCGCCTCGCGCGACATGCCGCTCCAGCCCAACGCGGCGGGGGTCGATATCAAGACCGGACAGACGGCGTACGCGGCGAACTGGCCCGACGGCCGGCCGATGGTCTATGCCGACGCCAAGGAGTTCCGGCTGAACCAGCGGCTCGACGCCAAGATCCCGATGGAGATCTTCACCGTCGACGTGACGACCGGGCAGCGGCGCAGCGTGGTGAAGGCGACCGACTGGCTCAACCACCTGCAATTCTCGCCGACCGATCCGACGCTGCTGATGTATTGCCATGAGGGGCCGTGGCACCGCGTCGATCGAATCTGGACCATCCGTACCGACGGCAGCCAGATGACCAAGGTCCACACGCGGGCGATGAACATGGAGATCGCCGGCCATGAATTCTGGTCGCCCGACGGCAAGACGATCTGGTACGATCTGCAGACGCCGCGCGGCGAGGATTTCTGGCTCGCCGGCTACGACGTCGCCACCGCCAAGCGCCGTTGGTATCATCTCGACCGCAACGAATGGTCGGTCCACTATAACGTCTCGGCGGACCAGACACTGTTCTCGGGCGACGGCGGCGACAGCGAGATGGTCGCGCACGCCCCCGACGGGAAGTGGATGTACCTCTTCCGCCCCAAGCCGGTTCCCGATGTCGCCGGGATCCGTGCCGACAATGCCGACAGCCTGATCGAAGCAGGGACCTTCGCCGCAGAGAAACTCGTCGACATGGGCAAGCAGGATTACAAGCTGGAGCCCAACGCGCGCTTCTCGCCGGACGGGAAATGGCTGATCTTCCGCGCGAACATCGAGGGCAAGGCGGCGATCTACGCGGTGGAGACCGCCAAGGCTCGGCCCTGA
- a CDS encoding rhamnogalacturonan lyase, translated as MEMMMTIGSRAFLALMVGVATPALAASPSRAVERLDRGVVATPAKDGGWLVSWRLLRDDPSATRFDVYRDGRKVTPQPLADATSFVDRQGNDRARYTIRALVGGKAATASAPALMAPNGYLSIPLVPPPGGTTPDGEAFTYTANDASVGDLDGDGRYELILKWDPTNSHDNSQAGYTGNVFVDAYTLDGKRLWRIDLGRNIRAGAHYTQFQVADYDGDGRAEIAMKTADGTVDGTGVTIGDAKADWRGRDGEVPQPDKTGAKVLADGTKVAPLVGRILKGPEYLTVFDGRSGKALATAAYDPPRYPGGNPSFEQMRETWGDGYANRSDRFLAGTAYLDGQHPSMIFGRGYYARTAIAAWDYRGGKLTKRWLFDSAAPGNADYADRGNHQLSIDDVDGDGRDEVIYGSMAVDDDGKGLWTVPLFHGDAMHVADLDPLRPGLEKWGVHEQVKTNGGIGSALLDARTGGVLWTKPADTDTGRGLAADIDPRHVGAELWGSNSRDLFDVKGHAIGPAPRQTNFALYWDGDLLQELLDGTTISKWNWKTGTALPLLHPTDVASNNGTKSNPALQADILGDWREEVVWRSADNRELRIYLTPYSTRHRLVTLMQDPVYRAGVAWQNTAYNQPPHLGYFPGSLTPSDDAD; from the coding sequence ATGGAGATGATGATGACGATAGGCAGCCGCGCGTTTCTGGCGCTCATGGTCGGTGTTGCGACACCCGCGCTGGCCGCATCGCCGTCCCGCGCGGTAGAGCGGCTGGATCGCGGCGTCGTCGCCACGCCCGCGAAGGACGGCGGCTGGCTCGTCAGCTGGCGACTGCTACGGGACGATCCGTCCGCGACCCGCTTCGACGTCTACCGCGACGGTCGCAAGGTCACGCCGCAACCCCTCGCCGACGCGACGTCGTTCGTTGATCGGCAGGGCAATGATCGCGCACGCTATACCATTCGTGCCCTCGTCGGCGGCAAGGCGGCGACGGCTAGCGCGCCCGCGCTGATGGCACCGAACGGATATCTCTCGATCCCGCTCGTACCCCCGCCCGGCGGGACGACGCCCGATGGCGAGGCGTTCACCTATACCGCCAACGATGCCAGCGTCGGCGATCTCGATGGCGATGGACGTTACGAGCTGATCCTGAAATGGGATCCGACCAACAGCCACGACAACAGCCAGGCGGGCTATACCGGCAACGTCTTCGTCGACGCCTATACGCTCGACGGCAAGCGGCTCTGGCGGATCGACCTCGGCCGCAACATCCGCGCGGGCGCGCATTACACGCAGTTCCAGGTTGCTGATTACGATGGCGACGGCCGCGCCGAAATCGCGATGAAGACCGCGGACGGCACCGTCGACGGTACCGGAGTCACGATCGGCGACGCGAAAGCGGACTGGCGCGGCCGCGATGGCGAAGTGCCGCAACCGGACAAGACCGGCGCGAAGGTGCTGGCGGACGGCACCAAGGTCGCGCCGCTCGTCGGACGTATCCTGAAAGGCCCGGAATATCTGACGGTGTTCGACGGTCGTTCGGGCAAGGCGCTCGCCACCGCGGCCTATGATCCACCGCGCTATCCCGGCGGCAATCCGAGCTTCGAGCAGATGCGCGAGACCTGGGGCGATGGCTATGCCAACCGCTCCGACCGGTTCCTCGCAGGTACGGCCTATCTGGACGGGCAGCACCCCAGCATGATTTTCGGCCGCGGCTATTATGCGCGCACCGCGATCGCCGCGTGGGATTATCGCGGTGGCAAGCTGACCAAGCGCTGGCTGTTCGACAGCGCCGCGCCGGGTAACGCCGACTATGCCGATCGCGGCAACCACCAGCTCAGCATAGACGATGTCGACGGCGATGGCCGCGACGAGGTGATCTATGGCTCGATGGCGGTCGACGACGACGGGAAGGGATTGTGGACCGTGCCGCTGTTCCACGGCGATGCGATGCACGTCGCCGATCTCGATCCGCTGCGTCCGGGACTGGAGAAATGGGGCGTGCACGAACAGGTGAAAACCAATGGCGGGATCGGCTCGGCGTTGCTCGACGCGCGCACCGGCGGGGTCCTGTGGACCAAGCCTGCCGATACCGATACCGGTCGCGGGCTCGCCGCGGATATCGACCCACGTCATGTCGGGGCCGAGCTATGGGGCTCGAACAGCCGCGACCTGTTCGACGTGAAGGGTCACGCGATCGGCCCGGCGCCGCGCCAGACCAACTTCGCGCTCTACTGGGATGGCGACCTGCTCCAGGAGTTGCTCGATGGCACGACAATCAGCAAATGGAACTGGAAGACGGGCACCGCCTTGCCGTTGCTGCACCCGACCGACGTCGCATCGAACAACGGCACCAAATCCAACCCTGCGTTACAGGCGGACATTCTCGGCGACTGGCGCGAGGAGGTGGTGTGGCGTTCGGCGGACAACCGCGAACTGCGCATCTACTTGACGCCGTACTCGACCAGGCACCGCCTCGTCACGTTGATGCAGGACCCGGTCTACCGCGCGGGCGTCGCGTGGCAGAACACCGCCTATAACCAGCCGCCGCATCTCGGCTATTTTCCGGGCAGCCTCACGCCGTCGGACGACGCCGACTGA
- a CDS encoding TonB-dependent receptor, whose amino-acid sequence MMTLHTCSVRNLAITTSALALMLGSATAATAQTTAPTTPATDVAQSAQKPAPDATLPDGATSEDILVVGTRASLQSAIARKRKAGTVVDSIVADDIASFPDKNLGDSLARVTGVQLDRDFGEGTKVSIRGVEPDLNRIEINGVTQASADGSRSGDLRDLATELVKSIDVYKGYSADLTEGGLGGTVSVETRRPLELAKPLLSAVASAQHLDTAQKWRPRLTGIFGTPHFLLDGLGILGTVNYEKKQLRQDYISNTNWKRIADFDRSDEKTVANPAYANFNTYGSCAGVGGANAAAATTRRLACETQFFDWVPTVPRLRQRRIDDQRLSADLQVQYEFAPNFRAYAEAIITNRKQQFNDVNYSLDLGRFERFNYDAALPVGLNGATSRPQITAGTSTSENHVVTSALTALNSVNVGTAAAPVWNGASNILGVQRRDFKYDQRTRYYLTGFDWTFDDLKIKALASHSTGRTVNDTNLLAYSTGIGGITIDRRNDLGIPVFVFPENFDPNSTGAYVRPGTINAPGRQAGPTVQFRPSDNNNKEDQLKLDADWNTNLPFLTSIEYGGQFRWQEYENYNGGGSRLLTPAVSANPSTGAAAVPAVYQTSANVSYTTVVTDTPPAVRAANTYYMTQAQYAQFIAANTGGLPGAGLFTGLKGAPAGLPSQLSVPTIDFDRLGQIYDLSGFDQDLVRNADGQSQIPTVFIKETVAAAYLKGNFEQDVLGMRFSGNAGLRYIKTTDKGTGTNISRQTRIRPGTGVPGIPAVIETVTLAANSLSLKNSYTDWLPAFNGALEITPNLTFRANWARNLARPKPTDLVPNVNCLDDSTDITGLQDACTAGNPDLVPYRADQWEVNLGWFPNKDTAVSIGYFKKYEKSFVISNVTRGDVDLFQDGSLFTVRQPVNGFGALLDGIEGSVQTAFTFLPAPFDGLGASGNFTYARAIRTNLTNVATGQPLNDYPGLSKWTANASIFYDKDWLNIRVNYNYRSNWLAVVSDVNFDNSPIYRRGEGYFDAKVTFRFPEQHTQLFMEIQNINKESSASYIDKARPVEYYYAGQRFFAGLQLKF is encoded by the coding sequence ATGATGACACTTCATACTTGTTCGGTGCGCAATCTGGCGATCACGACGTCTGCACTGGCGCTGATGCTGGGCTCGGCGACCGCCGCTACCGCCCAGACGACCGCACCCACGACGCCGGCGACAGACGTGGCGCAATCCGCACAGAAGCCCGCGCCCGACGCGACCCTGCCGGACGGCGCGACCTCTGAAGACATCCTCGTCGTCGGCACGCGCGCCTCGCTGCAATCGGCGATCGCCCGCAAACGCAAGGCCGGCACCGTGGTCGACTCGATCGTCGCCGACGACATCGCAAGCTTTCCCGACAAGAACCTCGGGGACTCGCTGGCCCGCGTCACCGGCGTGCAGCTCGACCGCGACTTCGGCGAAGGCACCAAGGTGTCGATCCGCGGCGTCGAACCCGATCTCAACCGCATCGAAATCAACGGCGTCACCCAAGCCAGCGCCGATGGCAGCCGCTCGGGCGATCTGCGCGACCTCGCGACCGAACTCGTCAAGTCGATCGACGTCTACAAAGGCTACAGCGCCGACCTGACCGAAGGCGGCCTCGGCGGCACGGTCAGCGTCGAGACGCGCCGCCCGCTCGAACTGGCAAAGCCACTTCTAAGCGCAGTGGCCTCCGCTCAGCACCTCGACACCGCACAGAAATGGCGTCCCCGCCTCACCGGCATCTTCGGGACACCCCATTTCCTGCTCGATGGCCTCGGCATTCTGGGCACCGTCAACTACGAGAAGAAGCAGCTTCGCCAGGACTATATCAGCAACACCAACTGGAAGCGGATCGCGGATTTCGACCGCTCTGACGAGAAGACCGTCGCCAACCCCGCTTATGCCAATTTCAACACCTATGGCAGTTGCGCAGGCGTCGGCGGAGCGAATGCGGCAGCGGCGACGACGCGGCGACTGGCCTGCGAGACGCAGTTCTTCGATTGGGTCCCGACCGTGCCGCGCCTGCGCCAGCGCCGGATCGACGACCAGCGCCTGTCCGCCGATCTCCAGGTCCAGTATGAATTCGCGCCGAACTTCCGCGCGTACGCCGAAGCGATCATCACCAACCGCAAGCAGCAGTTCAACGACGTCAACTACTCGCTCGATCTCGGCCGCTTCGAACGCTTCAATTACGACGCCGCGCTGCCGGTCGGACTGAATGGCGCCACGTCGCGTCCGCAGATCACCGCGGGCACCTCCACCAGCGAGAACCACGTCGTCACCAGCGCGCTGACCGCGCTCAATTCGGTCAATGTCGGCACCGCCGCTGCACCGGTCTGGAACGGTGCCAGCAACATCCTCGGCGTCCAGCGTCGCGATTTCAAATACGACCAGCGCACCCGGTATTACCTGACCGGGTTCGATTGGACGTTCGACGATCTCAAGATCAAGGCACTCGCGTCGCATTCGACGGGCCGAACCGTCAACGATACCAACCTGCTCGCCTATTCGACCGGCATCGGCGGGATAACCATAGACCGTCGCAACGACCTCGGCATTCCGGTGTTCGTGTTCCCCGAGAACTTCGACCCGAATTCGACGGGCGCCTATGTCCGCCCCGGCACGATCAACGCACCCGGACGGCAGGCCGGACCGACCGTCCAGTTTCGCCCGAGCGACAACAACAACAAGGAAGACCAGCTCAAGCTCGACGCGGACTGGAACACCAACCTGCCGTTCCTGACGAGCATCGAATATGGCGGGCAGTTCCGCTGGCAGGAGTATGAGAACTACAACGGCGGCGGCTCGCGCCTGCTGACGCCCGCGGTTTCGGCGAATCCGTCAACCGGCGCCGCGGCCGTCCCTGCCGTGTATCAGACGAGCGCCAACGTTTCGTACACCACCGTCGTCACCGATACGCCGCCGGCCGTGCGCGCCGCGAACACCTATTACATGACGCAGGCCCAGTACGCACAGTTCATCGCGGCCAATACCGGTGGCTTGCCGGGCGCGGGCCTGTTCACCGGGCTCAAGGGTGCGCCGGCCGGCCTGCCGTCGCAACTGTCCGTCCCGACGATCGACTTCGACCGACTGGGCCAGATTTACGACCTCTCGGGCTTCGATCAGGACCTGGTCCGCAACGCCGATGGCCAGTCGCAGATCCCGACCGTTTTCATCAAGGAAACCGTCGCCGCCGCATATCTGAAGGGTAATTTCGAACAGGACGTCCTCGGCATGCGGTTCAGCGGCAATGCCGGCCTTCGCTATATCAAGACGACCGACAAGGGCACCGGCACCAACATCAGCCGGCAGACCCGGATCCGTCCCGGCACGGGCGTGCCCGGTATTCCCGCAGTGATCGAAACGGTCACGCTTGCGGCAAACTCGCTGTCGTTGAAGAACAGCTACACCGACTGGCTTCCCGCGTTCAACGGTGCGCTGGAAATCACGCCGAACCTGACCTTCCGCGCCAACTGGGCCCGCAATCTCGCCCGTCCCAAGCCGACCGATCTGGTCCCCAACGTCAATTGTCTCGATGACTCCACCGATATCACCGGGCTCCAGGACGCATGCACGGCGGGCAATCCCGATCTCGTGCCGTATCGCGCCGATCAGTGGGAAGTGAACCTCGGCTGGTTCCCGAACAAGGACACCGCGGTCAGCATTGGCTATTTCAAGAAATACGAGAAGAGCTTCGTCATCTCGAACGTGACGCGCGGCGATGTCGATCTCTTCCAGGACGGCTCGCTGTTCACGGTCCGCCAGCCGGTCAACGGCTTCGGCGCGTTGCTGGACGGGATCGAAGGGAGCGTACAAACCGCCTTCACGTTCCTCCCCGCACCGTTCGATGGTCTCGGGGCCAGCGGCAACTTCACCTATGCGCGCGCGATCCGGACCAACCTGACCAACGTCGCCACCGGTCAACCGCTCAACGACTATCCCGGCCTATCGAAATGGACCGCGAATGCGAGCATCTTCTACGACAAGGATTGGCTCAACATCCGCGTCAACTACAACTACCGGTCGAACTGGCTGGCGGTCGTGTCCGACGTCAACTTCGACAACAGCCCGATCTATCGTCGCGGCGAAGGCTATTTCGATGCCAAGGTAACGTTCCGGTTCCCCGAGCAGCACACCCAGTTGTTCATGGAGATCCAGAACATCAACAAGGAGTCGTCGGCGAGCTACATCGACAAGGCTCGGCCGGTGGAATATTATTACGCGGGCCAGCGGTTCTTCGCCGGTCTCCAGCTAAAATTCTAG
- a CDS encoding IclR family transcriptional regulator, which yields MNTSTTNIDKSESAGNGVGAGSQTLMRGLDLIEAVSHEVLTLSELAVKLDLTKSTTHRLLSALVDRGYLAFTPRSGYRLGPKLLLLGTLAQAQADLVQVARPYLEELAASTEDTVHLGVFDGDFALYLDKVPGRRRITISSRVGDRQPLSSTGLGKALMIDSSPKYWQERFDADQAAGAPRADAKVWRERMQGYATCGRAFDLEENEDQIRCVAAPIRDAAGKIVGAISVSSAAQYMSDDRMTTLTDEVRGTAGAISRELGFESPTD from the coding sequence ATGAACACTTCCACGACGAATATCGACAAGTCGGAGTCGGCCGGAAACGGCGTCGGTGCCGGCAGCCAGACCCTCATGCGCGGGCTCGACCTGATCGAGGCGGTCAGCCACGAGGTGCTGACGCTGAGCGAACTCGCGGTGAAGCTCGACCTGACCAAGAGCACGACGCACCGGTTGCTGAGTGCGCTGGTCGATCGCGGGTATCTCGCGTTCACGCCGCGCTCCGGATACCGGCTCGGGCCCAAGCTGTTGCTGCTCGGCACGCTTGCGCAGGCGCAGGCCGATCTGGTGCAGGTCGCGCGACCCTATCTGGAGGAACTCGCCGCCTCGACCGAGGACACCGTGCATCTCGGCGTGTTCGATGGCGACTTCGCGCTGTATCTCGACAAGGTGCCGGGGCGGCGCCGGATCACGATCTCGAGCCGGGTCGGCGATCGCCAGCCGCTGAGTTCGACCGGGCTCGGCAAGGCGCTGATGATCGATTCCTCGCCCAAATATTGGCAGGAGCGCTTCGACGCGGACCAGGCGGCGGGTGCGCCCAGGGCCGATGCGAAAGTGTGGCGCGAACGGATGCAAGGCTATGCGACGTGTGGCCGTGCGTTCGACCTCGAGGAGAACGAGGATCAGATTCGCTGCGTTGCCGCGCCAATCCGCGATGCCGCGGGCAAGATCGTCGGCGCGATCAGCGTGTCGAGCGCTGCACAGTATATGAGCGACGACCGCATGACGACGCTGACCGACGAAGTGCGCGGCACCGCGGGCGCGATCAGCCGCGAACTCGGGTTCGAGTCGCCAACCGACTAA
- a CDS encoding SDR family NAD(P)-dependent oxidoreductase: protein MMLLEGKTVLVTGASAGIGRAVAIGCARHGADIALNFARDVAGAESAVAEIEALGRKAVAIQGDVADPDTARDFIDKAVAALGRVDVFVNNAGICPFHAFLDMPVETFERTMRVNLHGAYYMVQAAANQMVKQGDGGSIIAMSSISALVGGEYQTHYTPTKAGLHSLMQSVAIALGKHGIRCNSLFPGTILTDINKDDLADEAKRSYMEKRIPLGRLGKPDDLVGPTVFLASDLAQYVTGASLLVDGGMYVNLQ from the coding sequence ATAATGTTGCTCGAAGGCAAGACCGTGCTGGTGACCGGCGCATCGGCAGGAATCGGCCGCGCGGTGGCGATCGGTTGTGCGCGACACGGCGCCGATATCGCGCTGAATTTCGCGCGTGACGTGGCGGGTGCCGAGAGCGCCGTGGCCGAGATCGAGGCACTCGGTCGGAAAGCCGTGGCGATCCAGGGCGACGTCGCCGATCCGGATACCGCGCGCGACTTCATCGACAAGGCCGTAGCGGCGCTCGGGCGGGTCGACGTGTTCGTCAACAACGCCGGGATCTGCCCGTTCCACGCGTTCCTCGACATGCCGGTCGAGACGTTCGAGCGGACCATGCGCGTCAACCTCCACGGCGCCTATTACATGGTGCAGGCGGCGGCCAACCAGATGGTTAAGCAGGGCGATGGGGGCTCGATCATCGCGATGTCGTCGATCTCGGCGCTGGTCGGCGGCGAGTATCAGACGCATTACACCCCGACCAAGGCTGGCCTGCATTCGCTGATGCAGTCGGTCGCGATCGCGCTCGGCAAGCACGGGATCCGCTGCAACTCGCTGTTCCCGGGTACGATCCTGACCGACATCAACAAGGACGATCTCGCCGACGAGGCCAAGCGGTCGTACATGGAAAAACGCATCCCGCTGGGTCGGCTTGGCAAGCCCGACGATCTGGTTGGGCCTACCGTGTTCCTGGCGTCCGATCTCGCGCAATACGTCACCGGAGCCTCGCTGCTGGTCGACGGCGGCATGTACGTGAACCTGCAATAA
- a CDS encoding glycosyl hydrolase family 28-related protein has product MSLTRRDVGLGIGAALLPFPAHAAMVIDVRKLGARGDGRAIDSTAINAAIAAAAKAGGGTVTIPAGRYLCFSIRLKSHVTIQLARGAVIEAADPARHAGHYDLPEDRGEQLYQDFGHSHWRNSLFWGEDVENVAIVGPGLIHGLGLTRDGPGARWKAQTGERPLSMRQMTAAEIARLEPDAQRMNGLGNKAIAFRNGRNIRLSGFSMLKCGHFAILATGTRDLHIHDLTIDTDRDGIDLDCVQRTVVERCRVNTPNDDAIVIKSSFALGRAVASEDVTVRHCAVSGYDLGTMLDGTRRTTQQLAPDRDRVTGRIKLGTESNGGYRRILIENCSFAHCRGLALETVDGGVMEDVVARRITMRDVTTAPLFLRIGDRRRGPAETQVGAIRRVALSDIDATGIDHRFAAAIAGLPGHPVEDVTLSRIHLSYRGGGTPEDAARRPEDLAGAYPEPGMFGVLPAWGLWVRHAKGLVIDRLDLATTSPDARPPFVIKDAAGLSITRTQLWRG; this is encoded by the coding sequence TTGTCCCTGACGCGCCGCGACGTCGGGTTGGGGATCGGCGCGGCGCTGCTTCCCTTCCCTGCGCATGCCGCGATGGTGATCGACGTGCGCAAACTCGGTGCGCGCGGCGATGGGCGCGCGATTGACAGCACCGCGATCAATGCCGCTATTGCCGCCGCCGCCAAGGCCGGCGGGGGCACCGTGACCATCCCCGCGGGCCGCTATCTCTGCTTCTCGATCCGGCTAAAAAGCCATGTGACGATCCAGCTTGCCAGGGGCGCGGTAATCGAGGCGGCCGATCCGGCGCGCCATGCCGGGCACTACGACCTGCCCGAAGACCGCGGCGAGCAACTGTACCAGGACTTCGGCCACAGCCATTGGCGCAACAGCCTGTTCTGGGGCGAGGATGTTGAGAACGTCGCGATTGTCGGCCCCGGCCTGATCCACGGGCTCGGGCTGACACGCGACGGTCCCGGTGCGCGGTGGAAGGCGCAGACCGGCGAGCGGCCGCTGTCGATGCGCCAGATGACCGCGGCTGAGATCGCCCGGCTCGAACCCGATGCGCAACGCATGAACGGTCTCGGCAACAAGGCGATCGCGTTCCGGAACGGGCGCAATATCCGCCTGTCCGGTTTCTCGATGCTAAAATGCGGGCATTTCGCCATCCTCGCGACGGGCACGCGCGACCTGCACATTCACGACCTGACGATCGACACCGACCGCGACGGGATCGACCTCGATTGCGTCCAGCGCACCGTCGTCGAGCGGTGCCGCGTCAACACCCCCAACGACGACGCGATCGTCATCAAGAGCAGTTTTGCGCTCGGCCGCGCGGTTGCTTCGGAGGACGTTACCGTGCGGCATTGCGCCGTCTCGGGTTACGACCTCGGGACGATGCTCGATGGCACGCGGCGGACGACGCAACAACTCGCACCCGACCGCGACCGTGTGACGGGGCGAATCAAGCTCGGGACCGAGAGCAACGGGGGATACCGGCGCATCCTGATCGAGAATTGCAGCTTCGCCCACTGCCGCGGGCTCGCACTGGAGACCGTCGATGGCGGCGTCATGGAGGACGTCGTCGCGCGCCGCATCACGATGCGCGACGTGACGACTGCGCCGCTGTTCCTGCGGATCGGCGACCGACGCCGCGGTCCGGCCGAAACGCAGGTAGGTGCGATCCGGCGGGTGGCGCTAAGCGACATCGACGCGACGGGGATCGATCACCGCTTCGCCGCGGCGATCGCGGGGCTTCCCGGCCATCCTGTCGAGGACGTCACGCTATCCCGCATCCATCTGTCCTATCGTGGCGGCGGCACGCCCGAAGATGCCGCACGCAGGCCTGAAGACCTTGCGGGCGCCTATCCGGAGCCGGGCATGTTCGGTGTACTCCCCGCCTGGGGCTTGTGGGTCCGGCACGCGAAGGGCCTCGTGATCGACCGCCTCGATCTGGCCACTACCAGCCCCGATGCCCGGCCGCCCTTCGTGATCAAGGACGCCGCCGGACTTTCGATCACGCGGACCCAACTCTGGCGCGGTTAG
- a CDS encoding L-rhamnose mutarotase, translating into MSIHAFRMQLKPGVVDEYRKRHDEIWPELSALLTESGIHDYSIFLDETTLSLFAVLHLAEPNTRDALPDHPVMKRWWDHMAPLMEVEDDNRPKEWSLPLIFHHD; encoded by the coding sequence ATGTCGATCCATGCGTTCAGGATGCAGCTGAAGCCCGGCGTGGTCGATGAATACCGCAAGCGCCACGACGAAATCTGGCCCGAACTGTCCGCCTTGCTGACCGAAAGCGGCATCCACGATTATTCGATCTTCCTCGACGAGACGACGCTGTCGCTGTTCGCCGTTCTGCATCTCGCCGAACCGAACACGCGCGATGCCCTCCCCGATCACCCGGTGATGAAACGCTGGTGGGATCACATGGCGCCGCTGATGGAGGTTGAGGACGACAACCGGCCGAAGGAATGGTCGCTCCCGCTGATCTTCCATCATGATTGA